One region of Camelina sativa cultivar DH55 chromosome 6, Cs, whole genome shotgun sequence genomic DNA includes:
- the LOC104791058 gene encoding DNA-(apurinic or apyrimidinic site) lyase-like, translating to MKRFFKPIEKEGSTAAKKPCLLSPEKRDGDGDGDGVGEEKNLKEPSKFVTWNANSFLLRVKNNWTEFSKFVSDFDPDVIAIQEVRMPAAGGKGKPKNPEELSDDTKVLREEKQILTRALSSPPFGNYQVWWSLADSKYAGTALLVKKCFKTKKVYFNLDKLASKHEPDGRVILVEFETFRLLNTYSPNNGWKEEENSFQRRRKWDKRTVEFVNKTSDKPLIWCGDLNVSHEEIDVSHPEFFATAKLNGYVPPNKEDCGQPGFTPSERGRFGAVMKEGKLVDAYRYLHKEQDMESGFSWSGNPIGKYRGKRMRIDYFLVSDQLKERIVSCKMHGRGIELEGFYGSDHCPVTLELSAPSSDTEQKQVSN from the exons ATGAAGCGATTTTTCAAACCCATAGAGAAGGAAGGCTCAACGGCGGCTAAGAAACCATGCCTCCTCTCGCCGGAAAAGCGTgacggagacggagacggagatggagttggagaagagaagaacctGAAAGAGCCGTCCAAGTTTGTGACGTGGAACGCTAATAGCTTCCTTCTTCGGGTGAAAAACAACTGGACTGAGTTCTCTAAGTTCGTTTCTGATTTCGACCCCGATGTCATCGCCATACAG GAAGTAAGAATGCCTGCTGCTGGTGGGAAGGGAAAACCTAAAAATCCTGAAGAGTTGAGCGATGACACGAAAGTTTTGCGTGAGGAAAAACAG ATTTTGACACGGGCTCTCTCAAGTCCACCATTTGGAAATTATCAAGTTTGGTGGTCTCTCGCGGACTCAAAGTATGCAGGGACAGCTTTGTTAGTGAAAAAATGTTTCAAGACCAAAAAAGTTTACTTTAACCTGGACAAATTAG CATCTAAACATGAACCTGATGGTCGTGTTATCTTAGTTGAATTTGAGACATTTCGTCTTTTGAATACGTATTCGCCTAACAATGGTTGGAAAGAGGAGGAGAATTCGTttcagaggagaagaaaatgggACAAGAGAACTGTTGAGTTCGTAAACAAAACATCTGATAAACCTCTAATATGGTGTGGCGACTTAAATGTCAG TCATGAGGAGATAGATGTTAGCCACCCAGAATTTTTCGCAACAGCAAAGCTTAATGGTTATGTTCCTCCAAACAAAGAG GACTGCGGACAGCCTGGATTTACACCATCTGAGAGAGGACGTTTTGGTGCAGTTATGAAAGA AGGAAAGCTTGTTGATGCATACCGGTATCTACACAAGGAGCAAGACATGGAAAGTGGCTTCTCATGGTCGGGGAATCCCATTGGAAA GTACCGAGGAAAGAGAATGAGGATCGACTATTTTCTGGTATCTGACCAACTCAAAGAGCGTATAGTATCTTGTAAGATGCACGGTCGTGGGATAGAACTAGAAG GTTTCTATGGGAGTGATCACTGTCCTGTCACACTCGAGCTTTCAGCGCCATCTTCAGATACAGAACAGAAACAGGTTTCTAACTAA
- the LOC104791059 gene encoding lysine-specific demethylase REF6-like: MAVSEQSQDVFPWLKSLPVAPEFRPTLAEFQDPIAYIFKIEEEASKYGICKILPPLPPPSKKTSISNLNRSLAARAVGRVRDGGFGVCDYDGGPTFATRQQQIGFCPRKQRPVQRPVWQSGEEYSFGEFEFKAKTFEKNYLKKCGKKSQLSPLEIETLYWRATVDKPFSVEYANDMPGSAFIPLSLAAARRRESGGDGGTVGETAWNMRAMARAEGSLLKFMKEDIPGVTSPMVYIAMMFSWFAWHVEDHDLHSLNYLHMGASKTWYGVPKEAAPAFEEVVRVHGYGGELNPLVTFSTLGEKTTVMSPEVFVKAGIPCCRLVQNPGEFVVTFPGAYHSGFSHGFNFGEASNIATPQWLTMAKDAAIRRAAINYPPMVSHLQLLYDFALALGSRVPTSIIAKPRSSRLKDKKRSEGERLTKKLFVENIIHNNELLSSLGKGSPVGLLPQSSSDISVCSDLRIGSDLRTNQEKPIQLKSEEFSSDSVMVGLSNDLRDAVSVKEKFTSLCERNRNHLASGEKETHETLSDAERREKGGAARLSDQRLFSCVTCGVLSFDCVAIIQPKEAAAKYIMSADSSFFNDWTAASGSANLGQAARSHYPQSLEKHDVNYFSNVPVQTGHERSSTTSLTNADKDNGALGLLVSAYGDSSDSEEEDNKGLDASTSEGERKENACAFQASSFDTDGNEVARDGRTSDFNSQRLTSKQNSLTKGDNSSLLELTLPFVPRSDDDPCQLHVFCLEHAAEVEQQLRDIGGIHIMLLCHPEYPRIEAEAKIVAEELAVNHEWNDTEFRNVTREDEETIQTALDNVEAKGGNSDWTVKLGINLSYSAILSRSPLYSKQMPYNSVIYNVFGRSSPAVSSLSKPEVSGKRSFRQRKYVVGKWCGKVWMSHQVHPFLLEEDLEGEEERSCHLRTAMDEDVTGKRLFPCNVSRDAATMFGRKYCRKRKVRAKAVPRKKLTSFKREDEVSDDTSEDHSYKQQWRASGKEEESYFETGHTASGDSSNQMSDQRKEIARHKDYNGIESDEEVSDRSLGEEYTVRERAVSESSMENGFQPYREKQSMYDRDEDDEDDDMYKHPREIPRSKRTKVFRNPVSYNSEVAGVYQQRGRVSRSSRQANRLGGEYDSPENSFEELDLCSTGKRQTRSTAKRKAKTKTVQSPRDTKSRTLQEFASGMKTEDLDSYMEGPSTRLRVRNQKPSRGSSESKPKKIGKKRSSNASFARVASEEDVQEDVQEDEEAENEEEECTGYQCDMEGCTMSFTSEKQLALHKRNICPVRGCGKSFFSHKYLVQHQRVHSDDRPLKCPWKGCKMTFKWAWSRTEHIRVHTGARPYVCAEPDCGQTFRFVSDFSRHKRKTGHSVKKTKKR, encoded by the exons ATGGCGGTTTCAGAGCAGAGTCAAGACGTGTTTCCATGGCTTAAATCGTTGCCGGTTGCTCCAGAGTTTCGACCTACTCTAGCAGAGTTCCAAGATCCGATCGCTTACATTtttaagattgaagaagaagcttctaaGTACGGAATCTGCAAAATTTTGCCTCCACTGCCTCCTCCTTCCAAGAAAACCTCGATTTCTAACCTCAACCGTTCTCTGGCGGCTCGAGCGGTGGGGAGGGTTCGTGACGGAGGCTTCGGGGTGTGTGATTATGACGGCGGTCCCACATTCGCCACGCGGCAACAGCAGATCGGGTTTTGCCCTAGGAAGCAGCGTCCCGTGCAGAGACCCGTGTGGCAGAGTGGTGAGGAGTACTCTTTTGGTGAGTTCGAGTTTAAAGCTAAGACTTTTGAGAAGAATTATCTCAAGAAATGTGGCAAAAAGAGTCAACTCTCTCCGCTAGAAATCGAAACCCTTTACTGGAGAGCCACAGTGGATAAACCCTTCTCTGTTGAGTATGCAAATGACATGCCTGGCTCGGCCTTTATACCTCTGAGTCTGGCAGCTGCGAGGAGGAGAGAGTCTGGTGGTGATGGAGGAACAGTGGGTGAGACGGCTTGGAACATGAGGGCAATGGCTAGAGCTGAAGGATCATTGCTTAAGTTCATGAAGGAAGACATTCCTGGAGTTACATCTCCGATGGTTTATATTGCTATGATGTTTAGTTGGTTTGCTTGGCATGTGGAGGATCATGACCTTCATAGTCTTAATTACTTGCATATGGGGGCCAGTAAGACTTGGTATGGCGTGCCAAAGGAGGCTGCTCCGGCTTTTGAGGAGGTGGTTAGGGTTCATGGTTATGGTGGAGAGCTCAATCCTCTTG TGACATTTTCTACTCTTGGTGAGAAGACAACCGTGATGTCTCCAGAAGTATTTGTTAAAGCTGGAATACCATGTTGCAG GTTAGTGCAAAATCCTGGAGAGTTTGTCGTCACCTTTCCAGGAGCTTATCATTCGGGGTTTAGTCATG GATTCAATTTTGGAGAGGCATCTAATATCGCAACTCCCCAGTGGTTGACAATGGCGAAAGATGCTGCCATCCGGAGAGCTGCAATAAATTACCCTCCAATGGTATCTCATCTCCAGCTACTTTACGACTTTGCATTGGCTCTGGGTTCTAG AGTGCCAACAAGCATCATCGCCAAACCACGGAGTTCTAGATtgaaagataagaaaagaaGCGAAGGAGAAAGATTAACCAAAAAGctatttgttgaaaatattatcCACAACAATGAACTGCTCTCTTCTCTTGGAAAAGGATCCCCAGTGGGCCTTCTTCCACAGAGTTCCTCAGATATATCAGTTTGTTCTGACCTGCGAATTGGATCCGATTTGAGAACTAACCAGGAAAAGCCAATCCAATTAAAGTCTGAAGAATTTAGCTCTGATAGTGTTATGGTCGGTCTCAGTAACGATTTAAGGGATGCAGTTTCAGTGAAAGAAAAGTTTACATCTTTATGTGAAAGGAATAGAAATCACCTGGCAAGCGGAGAGAAGGAAACTCACGAAACTCTGTCTGATGCTGAAAGGAGGGAAAAAGGTGGAGCTGCTCGGCTTTCGGATCAGAGGCTTTTTTCTTGTGTTACATGCGGAGTCTTGAGTTTTGATTGTGTAGCTATTATTCAACCTAAAGAAGCAGCAGCTAAATACATCATGTCTGCAGATAGTAGCTTCTTCAATGATTGGACAGCTGCTTCCGGATCTGCAAATCTTGGTCAGGCTGCAAGATCACATTATCCGC AAAGCTTGGAGAAACATGATGTAAATTACTTCTCCAATGTTCCTGTTCAGACTGGCCATGAAAGAAGTTCAACAACTTCCCTAACAAACGCGGATAAAGATAATGGTGCTCTTGGGCTGTTGGTTTCAGCATATGGAGACTCTTCTGATTCCgaggaagaagataacaaaGGCTTAGATGCCTCTACTTCAGAAggggaaagaaaagaaaatgctTGTGCATTTCAAGCATCATCTTTTGATACAGATGGCAATGAGGTGGCTAGAGATGGTCGAACTTCTGATTTTAATAGCCAGAGACTTACTAGCAAACAAAATAGTTTAACTAAAGGCGATAATTCATCGCTTCTGGAATTAACTTTACCATTTGTTCCAAGATCTGATGACGATCCCTGTCAGTTACACGTGTTTTGTCTTGAGCATGCTGCGGAAGTGGAACAGCAACTTCGTGATATTGGGGGGATTCACATAATGTTACTATGCCATCCAG AGTACCCAAGGATAGAGGCTGAAGCAAAAATAGTTGCCGAGGAGCTTGCCGTCAATCACGAATGGAATGATACTGAGTTCAGGAATGTGACCCGAGAGGATGAGGAAACTATTCAAACAGCGTTGGATAATGTTGAAGCTAAGGGTGGGAACAGTGATTGGACCGTAAAGTTGGGTATTAACCTTTCTTACAGCGCTATTCTCAGTCGCTCTCCTCTCTATAGTAAGCAGATGCCTTACAACTCCGTCATATACAATGTGTTCGGTCGCAGCTCTCCGGCAGTAAGCTCACTCTCGAAGCCCGAAGTTTCTGGCAAAAGATCTTTCagacaaagaaaatatgtgGTTGGAAAATGGTGTGGTAAAGTTTGGATGTCGCATCAG GTGCATCCCTTTTTGCTGGAGGAGGACTTAGAgggggaagaagaaagaagttgtCATCTCCGAACTGCTATGGATGAGGATGTCACTGGAAAGAGATTGTTTCCTTGTAATGTTTCTAGAGATGCAGCCACAATGTTCGGAAGAAAGTATTGTAGGAAGAGAAAGGTAAGAGCAAAGGCTGTGCCACGCAAGAAGCTTACTTCTTTTAAGAGGgaagatgaagtttctgatgacACATCGGAAGATCATTCTTATAAGCAGCAATGGAGAGCTTCTGGAAAGGAGGAAGAGTCTTATTTTGAGACAGGGCACACGGCTTCTGGTGATTCGTCAAATCAAATGTCTGATCAGCGCAAGGAGATTGCTAGACATAAAGATTATAATGGAATTGAGTCAGATGAGGAGGTCTCAGACCGTTCACTTGGAGAAGAATATACTGTAAGGGAACGTGCAGTTTCAGAGAGCTCAATGGAGAATGGCTTTCAGCCATATAGAGAGAAGCAGTCAATGTATGACcgtgatgaggatgatgaggatgatgatatGTACAAGCACCCTAGGGAAATTCCAAGGAGCAAACGGACTAAAGTTTTTAGGAATCCAGTCTCATATAATTCGGAAGTAGCTGGTGTTTATCAGCAAAGGGGAAGAGTATCCAGAAGTAGTAGGCAAGCTAATCGACTGGGTGGTGAGTATGATTCACCAGAGAATTCTTTCGAGGAACTAGACCTTTGCAGTACAGGGAAGAGGCAAACCAGGTCCACAGCCAAACGAAAAGCAAAAACCAAGACAGTTCAGAGTCCGAGAGACACAAAAAGTCGTACTTTGCAAGAATTTGCATCTGGGATGAAGACTGAAGACTTGGATTCATACATGGAGGGACCTAGCACACGACTTAGGGTGAGAAATCAAAAGCCGTCAAGAGGGTCTTCAGaatcaaaaccaaagaagatTGGTAAGAAGAGAAGTAGTAACGCTTCCTTTGCCAGAGTTGCAAGTGAAGAAGATGTGCAGGAAGATGTgcaggaagatgaagaagcagaGAATGAGGAAGAGGAATGCACGGGATACCAATGTGACATGGAGGGTTGCACAATGAGTTTCACTTCGGAAAAACAGTTGGCTTTGCATAAAAGAAACATCTGCCCTGTTAGAGGCTGTGGTAAAAGCTTCTTCTCACACAAGTACTTGGTTCAACACCAGCGTGTTCATTCAGATGACCGCCCTCTGAAATGTCCATGGAAAGGATGTAAGATGACGTTCAAGTGGGCTTGGTCTAGAACCGAACACATAAGGGTTCACACAGGCGCTAGGCCTTATGTTTGTGCTGAACCGGATTGTGGTCAGACATTCCGCTTTGTCTCAGATTTTAGCCGGCATAAAAGGAAGACTGGTCACTCGgttaagaagacgaagaaaaggTAA